One genomic region from Bacillus sp. SLBN-46 encodes:
- a CDS encoding homoserine dehydrogenase, translated as MKAISIGLLGLGTVGSGVVKIIKNHQDKLIHQVGCPVVIKKILVQDLHKSRPVEVEAQMLTSSADDILFDNDIDVVIEVMGGVQDTKDYLITALRQGKHVVTANKDLMALHGSELLTVASEHGCDLFYEASVAGGIPILRGLVDGLASDRITQMMGIVNGTTNYILTKMSNEGRSYDEVLKEAQELGFAEADPTSDVEGLDAARKMTILATLGFSMHIDLDDVKVNGISNVTEEDLRYGKQLGYTMKLIGFAHREGEKVEVSVAPTFLSDNHPLASVQNEYNAVYVYGEAVGETMFYGPGAGSLPTATAVVSDLVGVIKNLRLGVNGRSAVTPQYPKRLKEDEEKFSKYFLRIHVQDEVGVFADITSIFAKYGVSFEKILQLPIKKNETSEIVLVTHRASVTDYDKILLELYDLTAVKEIKSAYRVVRKSL; from the coding sequence ATGAAAGCAATCTCTATTGGATTATTAGGCTTAGGAACAGTTGGTTCAGGTGTAGTCAAAATCATTAAAAATCATCAGGATAAGTTAATTCACCAAGTGGGGTGTCCGGTAGTCATCAAAAAAATTCTTGTACAAGACCTACATAAAAGTAGACCTGTTGAGGTAGAAGCTCAAATGTTAACGTCAAGCGCCGATGATATTCTTTTCGACAATGACATTGATGTTGTTATTGAAGTAATGGGCGGAGTACAAGATACAAAGGATTATTTAATTACTGCTCTTCGCCAAGGAAAACATGTGGTTACAGCGAATAAAGATTTAATGGCCTTGCATGGTTCAGAGCTGTTAACCGTCGCCTCAGAACATGGCTGTGACTTGTTTTATGAAGCAAGTGTGGCGGGAGGCATTCCCATTTTAAGAGGCTTGGTTGACGGCCTGGCATCTGACCGGATTACACAAATGATGGGTATCGTAAATGGGACCACTAACTATATTTTAACAAAAATGAGCAATGAAGGCCGCTCCTATGACGAAGTTCTTAAAGAAGCCCAGGAGCTGGGATTTGCGGAGGCCGATCCAACCTCAGATGTAGAAGGGTTAGACGCCGCACGAAAAATGACCATCTTAGCGACACTAGGATTCTCTATGCATATCGATTTGGATGATGTAAAAGTAAATGGTATTTCTAATGTAACAGAAGAGGACTTACGCTACGGAAAACAATTAGGCTATACAATGAAACTAATTGGCTTCGCTCACCGTGAAGGAGAAAAAGTAGAAGTAAGTGTGGCCCCGACGTTCTTATCAGATAATCATCCACTTGCTTCTGTTCAAAATGAATACAATGCGGTTTATGTCTATGGTGAAGCAGTGGGGGAAACGATGTTTTACGGACCAGGGGCAGGAAGTTTACCAACCGCAACTGCCGTTGTTTCTGATCTTGTAGGTGTAATTAAAAATTTAAGACTGGGTGTAAATGGCCGAAGTGCGGTTACACCGCAGTACCCTAAGCGATTAAAAGAAGATGAAGAGAAATTCTCCAAGTATTTTCTGCGAATTCATGTCCAGGATGAGGTAGGCGTGTTTGCTGATATTACCTCCATTTTTGCAAAATACGGAGTTAGCTTTGAAAAAATTCTTCAATTGCCAATTAAGAAAAATGAAACATCAGAAATTGTTTTAGTGACCCATCGAGCATCTGTAACAGATTACGATAAAATTCTACTAGAATTATATGATTTAACAGCAGTCAAAGAAATAAAAAGTGCATATAGGGTTGTGAGGAAATCATTATGA
- the thrC gene encoding threonine synthase produces MRWPGLLEAYKEFLPINNETPKLTLNEGNTPLIKLERLSKEWDVDLYVKMEGANPTGSFKDRGMVMAVAKAVEEGSKTVICASTGNTSAAAAAYAARAGLKCIIVIPEGKIALGKLAQAMMYGAEIISIEGNFDQALQMVRNISEEEPITLVNSVNPFRLEGQKTAAFEVCEQLGEAPDILAIPVGNAGNISAYWKGFKEFADKRRTGLPRMFGYEAAGAAALVHNRVFENPETIATAIRIGNPASWDLAVSAVQESDGQFDEVTDEEIIAAYKKLASSEGVFAEPASCASIAGIYKSIQQGKVKKGTKIVAVLTGNGLKDPDTAIGSSLVKPVQLPNDEEAVKGHIKGVVQRDTK; encoded by the coding sequence ATGAGATGGCCAGGACTATTAGAAGCATATAAAGAATTTTTACCAATCAATAACGAGACTCCTAAACTAACATTAAACGAAGGAAATACGCCTTTAATCAAGCTTGAACGGCTTTCAAAGGAGTGGGATGTGGACCTCTATGTAAAGATGGAAGGTGCAAACCCAACTGGTTCATTTAAAGACAGAGGAATGGTGATGGCTGTGGCCAAAGCCGTAGAGGAAGGAAGTAAGACGGTGATCTGCGCCTCTACGGGTAACACTTCTGCTGCTGCAGCAGCATACGCAGCACGAGCAGGATTAAAGTGTATTATCGTTATACCAGAAGGGAAAATTGCCTTAGGCAAGCTTGCCCAAGCGATGATGTATGGAGCTGAGATCATCTCTATTGAGGGGAATTTTGATCAGGCATTGCAAATGGTTCGAAATATTAGCGAAGAAGAGCCAATCACACTTGTGAATTCCGTTAATCCATTCAGACTGGAAGGGCAAAAGACGGCTGCATTTGAGGTTTGTGAGCAGTTAGGAGAAGCGCCAGATATTTTGGCCATCCCAGTCGGAAACGCAGGAAACATTAGTGCCTATTGGAAAGGATTTAAAGAATTTGCTGATAAAAGGAGAACCGGGTTGCCAAGAATGTTTGGCTATGAAGCAGCAGGAGCGGCTGCTCTTGTGCATAACCGAGTATTTGAAAATCCAGAAACAATCGCAACGGCCATTCGAATTGGGAACCCCGCTAGCTGGGATTTAGCTGTTTCTGCTGTTCAAGAGTCAGATGGTCAGTTTGATGAAGTAACAGACGAAGAGATTATTGCTGCCTATAAAAAACTAGCTTCATCGGAAGGGGTCTTTGCTGAACCTGCATCCTGTGCCTCCATTGCTGGTATTTATAAAAGTATCCAACAGGGAAAGGTAAAAAAAGGGACAAAAATTGTGGCTGTCCTCACTGGAAATGGGTTGAAAGATCCAGATACAGCTATTGGCAGCAGTCTAGTTAAACCAGTTCAGTTGCCAAATGATGAAGAGGCGGTAAAAGGTCATATCAAAGGTGTTGTCCAACGTGACACTAAATGA
- the thrB gene encoding homoserine kinase — MTLNDRLIIKIPASSANLGPGFDSIGLALNLYLTLEVDKHDKWECRSQCEELKDLPTDESHFICQVAIQTAAHYGIKLSPCKISVDSEIPLARGLGSSAAAIVAGIELADSVGDLGLTKQEKLLLATKWEGHPDNVGASLFGGLVIGCYGQDEVDMLSFTDLPFEMVALIPQDILLTKESREVLPTTYSQGEAIQASSTANLLVAALLSQNWSLAGKMMEKDLFHQPYRKPLIHAYHEMEQLAKSSGAFGVALSGAGPTVICFIEKGKGKQLMHAMQAGFPEMNAKLLSISNTGSNKCTAEEFVQ, encoded by the coding sequence GTGACACTAAATGATCGACTAATCATTAAAATACCAGCAAGTTCAGCTAATCTCGGACCAGGATTTGATTCAATCGGTCTAGCTCTTAATTTGTATTTGACCTTAGAAGTTGATAAGCATGACAAATGGGAATGCCGATCACAATGTGAGGAATTAAAGGATTTACCAACTGATGAGAGTCATTTCATTTGCCAAGTTGCGATCCAGACAGCAGCTCACTATGGCATAAAACTATCCCCATGTAAAATTAGTGTGGATAGTGAGATTCCTTTAGCACGTGGACTAGGCTCAAGTGCCGCAGCCATTGTGGCCGGTATTGAGCTGGCTGATTCAGTAGGAGACCTGGGCTTGACTAAGCAAGAGAAGCTTCTCCTTGCTACTAAATGGGAGGGTCATCCTGATAATGTTGGTGCATCTCTTTTTGGAGGACTTGTCATTGGTTGTTATGGCCAAGATGAAGTAGATATGCTCTCCTTTACGGACCTTCCTTTTGAGATGGTAGCCCTGATTCCACAAGACATATTACTGACTAAAGAATCCCGAGAAGTTCTGCCGACAACCTATTCTCAAGGAGAGGCAATCCAAGCCTCTTCTACAGCCAATCTATTAGTTGCAGCTCTATTAAGCCAAAATTGGTCATTAGCGGGAAAAATGATGGAGAAGGACTTGTTTCATCAGCCTTACCGTAAACCGCTTATTCACGCTTATCATGAAATGGAACAACTGGCCAAATCTAGTGGCGCATTCGGGGTAGCGCTAAGCGGTGCTGGACCAACGGTTATTTGTTTTATCGAGAAAGGAAAGGGGAAGCAGCTTATGCATGCGATGCAAGCTGGATTTCCTGAAATGAACGCAAAGCTGTTGTCCATCAGCAATACAGGAAGTAATAAATGTACCGCAGAAGAATTTGTTCAGTAG
- a CDS encoding EAL domain-containing protein — protein sequence MILLSNNTFHYVRSKSQLLNFNEKEIEMIIKEVSLQVEKTKEGSLYVEDILGRDLRIASLAIKQKLPANYQDISNEQLTSLAKEVGVSHITLLAKTTDDIIGVKSSDPEEINMSTKDWGYWYDAYQQLFALTPVSVGKGVTLPHYWSGPIEIASSDPEHIDKWGYYFDGSTNYIINPYFRDNEVLEYEERFGPGKVIEGFIKERGVLELSVINPKNFGKKSEVVHLNGNSYIRISARPIWYGSYKYRNVKDDTKFVKKAIKTKELQSYKVCLNGKSIMKTFVPVFPKNDQAYVIGLVYNYGLIEQELRHELMVHVLLSIAIMIIVLIISFIFSRSITQPIGYIVDQVNEIAQGNYEKNIHLNRKDELGLLTENVNSLSKHLQSYVKDLHQSKELIEYQAYHDPLTGLLNRRYVLEKLTPFINRANKTGGKISVLFIDLDRFKQVNDSFGHSKGDEILKTVANRIKNCLPEDDTIIITRQGGDEFIIFLVDFDISETKNVAEKIVNNLKKSYSLDGSEIYLGASCGISLYPDQSKEIDTLVIYADLAMYAAKKMGGNKVVVYSEKINQSNVKRPRLESRLRKAIENEKIEVYYQPKINADSGTIFGAEALVRWNDEEFGFVSPDLFIPIAEDTGLIQSLWEIVMKTACQQISSWNLKRSQSLSISVNFSARQFQEPDSMVKRVKEILSESRLNPQNFEIEITESILLNNSTEIVHSLQTLQNMGIAISIDDFGTGYSSLSYLKDLPIDSLKIDKSFIQNIDEEYRNTEIPEAIINFARALRLSVIAEGVEKEFQKEFLLSKNCVQMQGYLFSKPLSKEDFENYIND from the coding sequence TTGATTCTACTAAGCAATAATACCTTTCATTATGTTCGTTCGAAAAGTCAGTTACTCAACTTTAACGAGAAAGAAATTGAAATGATCATTAAAGAGGTCTCCCTCCAAGTAGAGAAAACAAAAGAAGGATCGCTTTATGTGGAGGATATTCTAGGTAGAGACCTTAGAATAGCTTCACTAGCAATAAAACAAAAGCTTCCCGCAAACTACCAAGACATAAGCAATGAACAGTTAACGTCATTAGCAAAGGAAGTAGGCGTTTCTCATATTACTTTATTAGCCAAAACGACAGATGACATTATCGGCGTAAAATCTTCCGACCCTGAAGAAATAAACATGTCAACTAAGGATTGGGGTTATTGGTATGATGCCTATCAACAACTGTTCGCTTTAACACCTGTTTCCGTTGGTAAAGGGGTAACCTTGCCGCATTATTGGTCTGGTCCAATAGAAATTGCGTCCTCCGATCCCGAACATATCGATAAATGGGGCTATTATTTTGATGGGTCTACGAATTACATCATTAACCCCTATTTTCGAGACAATGAAGTGTTAGAATACGAGGAACGATTCGGACCTGGGAAGGTAATCGAAGGTTTTATAAAAGAACGAGGAGTTTTGGAATTATCCGTCATCAATCCTAAGAACTTTGGTAAAAAGAGTGAAGTGGTTCATCTAAACGGAAATAGTTATATACGAATTTCCGCTAGACCCATATGGTATGGATCCTACAAATACCGCAATGTGAAAGATGATACAAAATTTGTAAAAAAAGCGATAAAAACGAAAGAATTACAATCATATAAGGTTTGTTTGAATGGGAAAAGTATCATGAAAACCTTTGTGCCTGTTTTTCCTAAAAATGACCAAGCCTATGTGATTGGTCTTGTTTATAATTATGGCTTGATCGAGCAGGAGCTTCGTCATGAGTTAATGGTCCATGTCCTTCTGTCTATTGCCATTATGATTATTGTATTAATAATCAGCTTTATCTTTTCTCGGTCCATTACACAGCCAATTGGATATATCGTTGACCAGGTCAATGAAATCGCTCAAGGAAATTACGAAAAAAACATCCACTTAAATCGAAAAGATGAGTTAGGTTTACTTACTGAAAATGTGAATTCTCTTTCTAAACATTTACAGAGCTATGTTAAAGACTTACATCAAAGTAAAGAACTCATTGAATACCAGGCCTACCATGATCCTTTAACAGGCTTATTAAACAGAAGGTATGTTCTTGAAAAATTAACCCCTTTTATTAACCGTGCTAATAAAACGGGGGGAAAAATATCTGTTTTATTCATCGACTTGGATCGGTTTAAACAAGTCAATGACTCCTTTGGGCATAGCAAGGGAGATGAAATATTGAAAACCGTTGCTAACCGTATTAAGAATTGTCTCCCAGAAGATGACACCATTATCATTACAAGACAAGGCGGAGATGAATTTATTATTTTTCTAGTGGACTTTGATATCTCCGAAACAAAAAATGTTGCTGAAAAAATTGTCAACAACCTTAAAAAATCATATTCTCTTGATGGAAGTGAAATTTACCTTGGTGCCAGTTGTGGAATTAGCTTGTATCCTGACCAATCAAAAGAAATAGATACACTTGTTATTTATGCGGATTTGGCTATGTATGCAGCTAAAAAGATGGGCGGCAATAAAGTAGTGGTTTACTCGGAAAAAATAAATCAGTCCAATGTAAAAAGGCCAAGATTGGAATCCCGTTTACGTAAAGCTATTGAGAATGAAAAAATCGAAGTGTATTACCAGCCCAAAATCAATGCTGACTCTGGTACAATCTTTGGTGCTGAGGCATTAGTCAGATGGAATGATGAAGAATTTGGATTCGTGTCACCGGATTTGTTTATCCCGATAGCTGAAGATACGGGACTCATTCAATCTTTATGGGAGATCGTCATGAAGACAGCTTGTCAACAGATTAGCAGCTGGAACCTGAAGCGTTCGCAATCGCTATCAATTTCAGTTAATTTCTCTGCACGTCAATTTCAAGAGCCGGATAGTATGGTCAAACGTGTGAAAGAAATTCTATCCGAAAGCCGTTTAAACCCACAAAACTTTGAAATTGAAATTACCGAAAGTATACTTCTTAACAATTCGACTGAAATTGTTCATTCACTACAAACTCTTCAAAATATGGGAATTGCTATTTCAATTGATGATTTTGGTACTGGTTACTCTTCCTTAAGTTATTTAAAGGATTTACCAATCGATTCCTTGAAGATTGATAAATCCTTTATTCAGAATATCGATGAAGAGTATAGAAATACGGAGATTCCTGAGGCCATCATTAATTTTGCCCGAGCCCTTCGTCTTAGTGTCATCGCTGAAGGAGTGGAAAAAGAATTTCAAAAGGAGTTTTTACTTTCGAAAAACTGTGTGCAAATGCAAGGATATTTATTTAGTAAGCCATTGAGTAAAGAGGATTTTGAGAATTACATCAATGATTAA
- a CDS encoding glucose 1-dehydrogenase, protein MDFINKVVVVTGAANGIGRGVASAFAEKGAKVVIADVDSESGNMAALELRNHGAEVQFVKTDIKSEKDIIHLFETTKNTYGTIDILINNAGKSVFKSPYELSIEEWDDIINTNLRSVFLCSREAAKYMRENEGGGSIVNIASTRALMSEPNSEAYAATKGGITAITHAMAASFSNDRITVNAVSPGWIHTGDESELSELDHEQHLSKRVGKPSDIARACLYLTDCENDFVTGINLVVDGGMTRKMIYTE, encoded by the coding sequence ATGGATTTTATAAATAAGGTAGTTGTGGTCACAGGGGCGGCAAATGGAATTGGACGTGGCGTGGCATCCGCCTTTGCTGAAAAAGGGGCAAAGGTAGTTATAGCGGATGTAGACTCTGAGTCAGGGAACATGGCTGCTCTCGAACTAAGAAACCATGGAGCAGAAGTACAATTTGTGAAAACAGATATTAAATCGGAAAAGGACATCATTCACCTATTTGAAACGACCAAAAATACATATGGAACCATTGATATATTAATTAATAATGCCGGGAAGAGTGTGTTTAAATCCCCCTATGAGTTATCTATAGAAGAGTGGGACGATATCATTAATACCAATCTGAGAAGTGTTTTCCTTTGCTCGAGGGAGGCGGCTAAGTATATGAGAGAGAACGAAGGAGGAGGATCCATTGTAAACATTGCATCCACTAGAGCCCTTATGTCAGAACCAAATTCAGAAGCATACGCGGCAACAAAAGGTGGAATTACCGCAATAACCCATGCAATGGCTGCTTCATTTAGTAACGATAGAATTACAGTTAATGCCGTTTCTCCAGGCTGGATTCATACAGGAGACGAATCAGAACTATCGGAACTCGATCATGAGCAGCATCTATCTAAACGTGTAGGCAAACCTAGCGATATCGCACGTGCCTGTCTCTATTTAACAGATTGCGAAAATGATTTTGTTACTGGTATTAATTTAGTCGTTGATGGAGGAATGACTCGGAAAATGATTTACACTGAATAA
- a CDS encoding BTAD domain-containing putative transcriptional regulator — MKLPIIETKLRIPAVKDEFIRRAKLTQKMKKIPDYPLTIIHSGAGFGKSTALALFMRDEAIQGCWYSISPMDDDILPFLSYVIHSIRRVVPEFGMELSNYIDTMDRYIRAEELSVLCSLFINEVLSISTELTLILDDFHQIEHSYTINSWIEKLLEHIPSNLHIVISSRSRPGWKHLTKMKVCGQLLEITKEDLVLTLEEMELLLTDLYGLNIEASHLQTIYQMTEGWVIALCMIAQQIPLTNDISDLFEHSSHSLQDLFQYLVMEVFSKQPPIIQQFLEQTSIFDEIEEEICDEVMGLQAASGMLEQLKERNLFIQKVGLSHYRYHALFKEFLEESLQKNNPTNYAMLHERAARFYEKRELWEEALHHYKKINHYKAIASILQENGLSMLESGKLDSLFDQLRMVPEVEMQAYYLLWFLKAEVYRYRSQYQEAEECYTKTFAGAEKKQDYLGMSRALEGKAKIYLDTIQPQLAEKILYEAITYREKSMSSAEEKGKLYHLLSENLLNSGKSSEAEKWIKKTKESMLDSLDGNLEARLYLRTGRFEQAKKALYFKKGELNGTNVTSLPQSHRETDLLLSLIEAFTGEGIKAKELAQAGIQQGINLNAPFVEACGWIRMGHAVQVLNKYDLNLAETCYQTALDIMEQLNVDRGKAEPLMGLCILYGTRGELERALEAGERALQETEKVHDVWLSALITLCIGITCIYNDRLPKAHHYLEKTQSLFLLCEDYFGLMLSYFWMSHVYYVQKSTEDFRKSMTDFLNIVQSNDYEFFFHKRSVFSPRDLQVFVPLLLEAIKEKIHQPYVAKILQNMGVAIIDSHPGYSLRVQTLGQFKVWLGEKEVAEKDWPREKAKELFQLLITVSEPMAKDEIIQVLWPYHDKKSADRDFKVALNSLHHVLEPTRKARAAPFFIIREGMFYGLNPQAVIELDTTEFQSWIQDGLNETNFDKIVYFLDKGLTHYQGEYLPDRRYEDWCINKRESMLVYFLRGAEKMAQLMVRGENYDTAIYWCEKILERDRTWEEAYRLLMYCYYRKNNRPQAMKWYQKCTEVLEEELGVSPLEPTKHMYDMIIESKSIINPIEQPK; from the coding sequence TTGAAGCTGCCAATCATTGAAACAAAACTACGAATCCCTGCAGTGAAGGATGAGTTTATTAGAAGAGCAAAACTAACTCAAAAAATGAAGAAGATTCCTGACTACCCTTTGACCATCATTCATTCCGGTGCAGGTTTTGGAAAAAGTACGGCGCTTGCTTTATTTATGAGAGACGAAGCCATACAAGGGTGTTGGTACTCCATCTCGCCAATGGATGACGACATCCTGCCATTCCTTTCCTATGTCATCCATTCCATTCGCCGAGTTGTCCCTGAATTCGGAATGGAGCTATCGAATTATATTGATACGATGGACCGTTATATTCGTGCAGAAGAACTGAGTGTATTATGTTCACTTTTTATAAATGAAGTCCTTTCCATCTCAACTGAATTAACATTGATCTTAGATGACTTTCATCAAATAGAACATTCCTATACGATTAATAGCTGGATAGAGAAATTGCTTGAACACATCCCTTCCAATTTACATATTGTTATTTCCAGCCGAAGTAGACCAGGATGGAAGCATTTGACGAAAATGAAGGTATGTGGGCAATTACTAGAAATCACGAAGGAAGATTTAGTCCTTACCCTTGAAGAAATGGAACTGCTATTAACTGACCTTTATGGATTAAATATTGAGGCAAGCCATTTACAAACGATTTATCAGATGACAGAGGGATGGGTGATTGCTTTATGCATGATTGCACAGCAAATTCCTCTTACAAACGATATTTCGGATCTTTTTGAACACTCCTCACATTCACTTCAAGATTTATTCCAATACTTAGTGATGGAAGTCTTCTCAAAACAGCCTCCAATCATCCAACAGTTTTTAGAGCAGACCTCGATTTTTGATGAAATAGAGGAAGAAATTTGTGATGAGGTGATGGGGCTTCAAGCCGCCTCTGGAATGCTAGAGCAATTAAAAGAAAGAAATTTATTCATACAAAAGGTAGGGTTGAGCCATTACCGGTATCATGCACTTTTTAAAGAATTCTTAGAAGAGTCCCTCCAAAAAAACAATCCAACTAATTATGCTATGCTTCACGAAAGAGCCGCTCGTTTTTATGAAAAACGAGAATTATGGGAGGAAGCCCTTCACCACTATAAAAAAATTAACCACTATAAAGCGATTGCTTCTATTCTTCAGGAGAATGGTTTAAGTATGCTTGAAAGTGGCAAATTAGATAGCTTATTTGATCAGCTAAGAATGGTTCCAGAAGTGGAAATGCAAGCCTATTATCTCCTTTGGTTTCTAAAAGCAGAGGTGTATCGTTACCGATCCCAGTACCAAGAGGCCGAGGAGTGTTACACTAAAACTTTCGCCGGTGCTGAGAAAAAGCAAGACTACTTGGGCATGAGCAGGGCGTTAGAAGGAAAAGCCAAAATCTATTTAGATACGATACAACCGCAGCTCGCAGAAAAAATTTTATATGAAGCAATTACTTATCGAGAGAAATCTATGAGTTCAGCGGAGGAAAAGGGGAAACTCTATCACTTACTTTCTGAGAATCTATTAAACTCAGGTAAATCGTCTGAAGCAGAAAAATGGATAAAAAAGACGAAGGAATCGATGCTGGACAGCTTGGATGGAAATTTAGAAGCTAGATTATATCTACGAACCGGTCGTTTTGAACAAGCGAAGAAAGCGCTTTATTTTAAAAAAGGAGAGCTGAATGGGACAAATGTTACATCCTTGCCGCAATCGCACCGTGAAACCGATTTATTACTTTCCCTCATCGAAGCCTTTACTGGAGAAGGGATAAAGGCGAAGGAGCTCGCTCAAGCAGGAATTCAGCAAGGTATAAACTTAAATGCGCCATTTGTTGAAGCCTGTGGCTGGATTCGTATGGGGCATGCCGTACAAGTGTTAAATAAATATGATTTAAATCTAGCAGAAACCTGTTACCAAACCGCATTAGATATTATGGAGCAGCTTAATGTGGATCGCGGTAAAGCGGAGCCGCTTATGGGTCTCTGTATTTTATATGGAACAAGAGGTGAGCTGGAACGGGCTTTGGAGGCAGGGGAAAGAGCCCTTCAGGAAACGGAAAAGGTTCATGATGTATGGCTGTCAGCACTTATTACTTTGTGTATTGGGATTACCTGTATTTATAATGATCGTTTGCCGAAGGCACATCACTATCTAGAAAAAACCCAGTCATTATTTTTACTATGTGAGGATTATTTTGGACTGATGCTAAGTTATTTCTGGATGTCTCATGTTTATTATGTACAGAAAAGCACGGAAGATTTTAGGAAGAGCATGACTGATTTTCTAAATATCGTGCAGAGTAACGATTATGAATTTTTCTTTCATAAAAGATCGGTTTTTAGCCCGAGGGATTTACAAGTATTTGTTCCCTTATTATTGGAGGCGATAAAAGAAAAAATTCATCAACCGTATGTGGCGAAAATTCTTCAGAATATGGGTGTCGCCATAATCGACTCGCATCCTGGGTATTCACTAAGAGTTCAGACACTGGGTCAATTTAAGGTTTGGCTTGGTGAGAAGGAGGTAGCTGAAAAGGATTGGCCCAGAGAAAAAGCGAAAGAATTGTTTCAGTTACTTATTACTGTAAGTGAGCCGATGGCGAAGGATGAAATAATCCAGGTTCTTTGGCCTTACCATGATAAAAAAAGTGCGGACCGCGATTTTAAAGTGGCGTTGAACAGTCTTCACCATGTATTGGAACCAACAAGAAAAGCAAGGGCTGCTCCTTTTTTTATCATAAGAGAAGGAATGTTTTATGGGTTAAACCCGCAGGCGGTCATCGAATTGGATACGACTGAATTTCAGTCCTGGATTCAGGATGGATTAAATGAGACTAACTTTGATAAGATTGTTTATTTTTTAGATAAGGGCTTAACCCATTATCAAGGAGAATATTTACCTGACCGACGCTATGAAGATTGGTGTATTAATAAAAGAGAAAGTATGCTCGTTTATTTTTTACGAGGTGCTGAAAAAATGGCCCAGTTAATGGTCCGAGGAGAAAACTATGATACGGCCATTTACTGGTGTGAAAAAATTTTAGAGCGTGACCGAACCTGGGAAGAAGCTTATCGTTTACTAATGTATTGTTATTATCGAAAAAACAATCGTCCACAAGCGATGAAGTGGTATCAAAAATGCACAGAAGTGTTGGAGGAGGAACTTGGTGTGTCTCCATTAGAACCGACGAAACATATGTACGACATGATTATTGAATCAAAAAGCATCATCAATCCAATTGAGCAGCCTAAATAG
- a CDS encoding substrate-binding domain-containing protein: protein MKGNKGRWALLGLLIFMMVFASACSSDKSSSESNDKGGEKTESKEPIKIGVLASKTGALEAYGKQTLRGFELGLDYATEGKMEVAGRKIEFIVEDTETKPEVAVQKATKLLEEDKVDFLVGSSSSADTLAVLPLAEEYQKVMVVEPAAADSITGSEFNKYIFHSARNSSQDAVAGAAAIAKKGVKIATLAPDYAFGRDGVAAFKEAAKKLGAEIVKEEYADPAATDFTSNIQKIVDAKPDYLFVVWAGANSPWKQIADMKVQEKGIKISTGAPDIAALSTMEPLIGMEGFTVYYHDLPKNKINDWLVSEHKKRFNGDVPDLFTPGGMSAAISIVEALKKTNGEADSDKLIKTMEGMSFDTPKGKMTYRPEDHQALQTLYAIKLEKKDGVSYPVPVLIRELTPEETAPPIRNK, encoded by the coding sequence GTGAAGGGGAACAAAGGAAGATGGGCCTTATTAGGATTACTTATTTTTATGATGGTATTTGCCAGTGCGTGCAGCTCCGACAAGTCATCATCCGAGTCAAATGACAAGGGTGGAGAAAAGACGGAAAGTAAAGAACCAATTAAGATTGGGGTTCTGGCTTCTAAGACGGGTGCACTAGAAGCATACGGCAAACAAACATTAAGAGGCTTTGAGCTAGGGCTTGATTATGCAACGGAAGGAAAAATGGAGGTTGCTGGTCGGAAAATCGAATTCATTGTTGAGGATACAGAAACGAAACCTGAAGTTGCAGTTCAAAAAGCAACAAAGCTATTAGAGGAAGATAAGGTAGACTTCCTTGTTGGATCCTCAAGTTCAGCTGATACATTAGCTGTGCTCCCGCTGGCAGAGGAATATCAAAAAGTCATGGTTGTTGAACCAGCTGCGGCTGATAGTATTACAGGTTCAGAGTTTAATAAGTATATTTTCCATTCCGCACGTAACTCCTCTCAAGATGCCGTTGCAGGTGCAGCAGCCATTGCAAAGAAGGGGGTTAAAATTGCTACACTTGCTCCTGATTATGCCTTTGGTCGTGATGGTGTGGCTGCCTTTAAAGAAGCAGCGAAAAAGCTTGGTGCAGAGATTGTGAAGGAAGAGTATGCAGATCCTGCTGCTACAGACTTCACTTCTAACATACAAAAAATTGTTGACGCAAAACCAGATTACCTATTTGTCGTATGGGCTGGCGCCAACTCCCCGTGGAAGCAAATTGCCGATATGAAGGTTCAAGAAAAAGGAATCAAGATTTCTACTGGCGCACCTGATATTGCTGCCTTATCAACGATGGAACCACTAATTGGTATGGAAGGTTTCACTGTTTATTACCATGATCTGCCGAAAAATAAAATCAATGATTGGCTTGTTTCTGAACATAAGAAGAGATTTAACGGAGATGTTCCAGACCTATTTACACCTGGTGGGATGAGTGCTGCCATCTCCATTGTGGAAGCATTGAAGAAAACAAATGGGGAAGCAGATTCTGATAAGCTGATTAAAACGATGGAAGGTATGAGCTTTGATACGCCGAAAGGAAAAATGACGTACCGCCCAGAGGATCACCAAGCATTACAAACGTTGTATGCCATTAAATTAGAGAAGAAAGATGGCGTTTCCTATCCTGTACCAGTATTAATCAGAGAATTAACTCCAGAGGAAACTGCACCTCCAATTCGTAATAAGTAA